From a region of the Paenibacillus lutimineralis genome:
- a CDS encoding RNA polymerase sigma factor has product MSSAQTHRTIDAIWRMESAKLIAGLTRMVRDVALAEDLAQDALLIALERWPETGIPDNPGGWLMTTAKRRAIDFMRRNKLRDQKYGEIGRTAPLYTEDDVDQALDGEISDDLLRLIFMTCHPVLSQDARVALTLRLLCGLTTDEIARSFLVAESTVAQRIVRAKRTLSAEKVPFEVPTGEELNQRMAAVLEVIYLMFNEGYSATSGEHWTRPLLCQEALRLGRILAEIAPNEQEVHGLVALMEIQASRLKTRINAKGEPILLMDQNRAKWDQLLIRRGITALERSRKLGRPLGPYSLQAAISACHAEARSAAETDWIRIAALYEALARLSPSPIVELNRAVAISMAFGPAFGLQIVDELNKEPSLKGYHLLPSVRADLLAKLGRYDEARSEFERAASMTRNTRERELLLQRAADCESGTYQ; this is encoded by the coding sequence GTGAGTTCTGCTCAGACACATCGAACCATTGATGCGATATGGCGGATGGAATCGGCGAAGCTTATTGCAGGGCTGACACGAATGGTGAGGGATGTGGCCCTCGCGGAGGATTTGGCTCAGGATGCGCTGCTAATCGCCCTAGAACGTTGGCCGGAGACCGGCATTCCAGACAACCCTGGGGGATGGCTGATGACGACCGCGAAGCGCCGAGCCATTGATTTTATGCGCAGGAACAAGCTGCGCGATCAGAAATACGGTGAGATTGGTCGCACGGCGCCTTTATATACAGAGGATGATGTAGATCAAGCTTTGGATGGGGAGATCAGTGATGATCTCCTACGTCTGATCTTTATGACTTGTCACCCGGTACTATCCCAGGATGCTCGGGTAGCCCTAACGCTTCGTCTATTGTGCGGTCTGACTACGGATGAGATTGCCCGCTCTTTCCTTGTAGCGGAGTCTACGGTTGCTCAGCGGATTGTTCGAGCGAAGAGAACCCTTAGCGCCGAGAAGGTCCCTTTTGAGGTGCCTACCGGGGAGGAATTGAATCAGCGTATGGCTGCGGTACTTGAAGTCATTTATTTGATGTTCAATGAAGGGTATTCCGCGACTTCTGGGGAACATTGGACTCGGCCCCTGCTATGTCAGGAAGCACTTAGACTGGGACGGATTCTGGCTGAGATCGCACCTAATGAACAGGAAGTTCATGGTCTGGTTGCCTTGATGGAGATTCAAGCTTCGCGTCTGAAGACAAGGATTAACGCGAAGGGAGAACCAATCCTGCTTATGGATCAAAATCGCGCAAAGTGGGATCAGCTGCTAATTCGCCGTGGTATAACGGCGTTAGAGCGGAGCCGAAAGCTAGGAAGGCCGCTAGGCCCTTACTCTCTACAGGCAGCAATATCGGCTTGTCATGCCGAGGCGCGTTCCGCAGCTGAGACGGATTGGATCCGTATCGCGGCTCTTTACGAAGCGCTTGCCAGATTATCGCCTTCGCCTATCGTGGAGTTGAACCGGGCGGTTGCGATATCGATGGCATTTGGACCCGCCTTCGGATTGCAGATCGTTGACGAGTTGAACAAGGAGCCTTCCTTAAAGGGATACCACTTGCTCCCCAGTGTTCGAGCTGATTTGCTTGCAAAACTGGGCAGGTATGATGAAGCCCGGTCAGAATTCGAACGCGCTGCATCGATGACGCGGAATACCCGTGAGCGTGAGCTGCTGCTTCAGCGGGCAGCCGATTGTGAATCGGGTACATATCAATAA
- a CDS encoding YciI family protein yields the protein MRFMLIVKANGFSETGIHYSQEYVEAMKVYKRSLVKVGALLTAEELNPSSRGIRICYPPDGGQPKIQAGPFPVDQELVAEFVVIDVKTEEEALEWAIRMPIPTGLESTIELRSLQENVDSLSEPGIHALEADLLDYLHMLRKL from the coding sequence ATGCGATTTATGCTCATAGTAAAAGCGAATGGATTCTCGGAGACTGGGATCCATTACAGTCAGGAATATGTGGAAGCCATGAAGGTATATAAGAGGTCTTTGGTTAAAGTCGGCGCGCTTCTGACTGCCGAAGAGCTTAACCCTAGTTCCAGGGGAATCAGGATATGTTATCCGCCGGATGGAGGGCAGCCGAAGATACAAGCGGGCCCTTTTCCAGTAGATCAAGAACTTGTTGCCGAATTTGTAGTGATCGATGTAAAAACAGAAGAAGAGGCCCTGGAATGGGCAATTCGGATGCCGATTCCAACGGGCCTAGAGAGTACAATCGAGCTCAGAAGTCTCCAAGAAAACGTAGATTCTCTATCAGAGCCTGGTATACATGCCTTGGAGGCTGACTTGCTGGATTATCTGCATATGTTAAGAAAATTATAA
- a CDS encoding GntP family permease, with the protein MPLVIVAIGIVALLILIMFFKLNTFVSLIIVSFGVSLALGIPLDKIVTTIESGLGGTLGHLALIFGLGAMLGKLLSDSGGAQRIAMTLVNKFGEKNIQWAVVTASFIIGIALFFEVGLVLLIPIIFAISRELKVSILYLGIPMGAALSVTHGFLPPHPGPTAIAGELGANLGHVLLYGLIVAIPTVIIAGPLFTKLAKRLVPEAFTKTGDIRSLGEQKVFKLEDTPGFGISVFTALLPVILMSIGTLITLLQKTIGFNENALIKGIGFIGNADVSMLISLLVAIYTMGLARKIPIKNVMESCATAISNIGMMLLIIGGGGAFKQVLIDGGVGDYVAELFQGTSLSPILLAWIIAAILRISLGSATVAALTTTGLVLPMLGQTDVNLALVVLATGAGSVIASHVNDAGFWMFKEYFGLSMKETFATWTLLETIISVAGLGVILLLSLVI; encoded by the coding sequence ATGCCATTAGTCATTGTAGCAATTGGGATAGTCGCATTACTGATTTTAATTATGTTCTTTAAATTAAACACCTTCGTATCATTGATTATTGTGTCCTTCGGTGTTTCTTTAGCACTTGGCATCCCGCTAGACAAAATAGTAACAACGATTGAGTCGGGATTAGGTGGAACACTAGGCCACTTAGCACTCATTTTTGGACTTGGTGCGATGCTAGGGAAGCTGCTCTCCGATTCCGGTGGTGCCCAACGCATCGCTATGACCCTTGTGAACAAATTCGGTGAGAAAAATATTCAATGGGCTGTCGTGACCGCCTCGTTTATTATTGGTATTGCCTTATTTTTTGAAGTAGGTTTAGTATTATTAATTCCAATTATCTTTGCTATTTCAAGAGAATTGAAGGTTTCTATCCTGTATCTTGGTATTCCCATGGGCGCAGCTCTGTCTGTAACGCATGGATTTTTACCGCCGCATCCAGGACCAACAGCGATTGCCGGTGAACTTGGAGCGAACCTTGGCCATGTATTGCTATATGGATTAATTGTAGCTATTCCAACGGTTATTATTGCTGGTCCATTATTTACGAAGCTAGCTAAACGGCTGGTACCCGAAGCATTTACAAAAACGGGTGATATACGTTCCTTAGGCGAACAAAAAGTATTTAAACTTGAAGACACACCTGGGTTTGGAATTAGTGTCTTTACCGCTTTGCTGCCCGTTATTCTCATGTCTATCGGTACGTTGATTACTTTGCTGCAAAAAACGATAGGATTCAACGAAAATGCTCTAATCAAAGGCATCGGATTCATAGGTAACGCGGATGTATCCATGTTGATCTCCTTATTAGTCGCGATCTATACTATGGGATTGGCAAGGAAGATTCCTATTAAGAACGTCATGGAATCCTGCGCTACTGCGATCTCCAACATTGGGATGATGCTGTTGATCATTGGCGGAGGCGGAGCCTTCAAGCAAGTATTAATTGATGGAGGCGTTGGCGACTACGTAGCTGAGCTATTCCAAGGAACTTCATTGTCGCCAATTCTGCTTGCCTGGATCATTGCTGCCATTTTGCGTATTTCCTTGGGGTCTGCTACGGTCGCCGCCTTAACGACTACCGGTCTGGTCCTTCCTATGTTAGGACAAACTGACGTGAACCTGGCTCTAGTCGTCCTTGCAACCGGAGCCGGCAGTGTCATTGCCTCGCATGTGAATGATGCCGGCTTCTGGATGTTCAAGGAATACTTTGGCTTAAGCATGAAAGAGACTTTTGCGACCTGGACTTTACTTGAAACGATCATATCTGTAGCTGGCTTAGGAGTTATTCTATTGCTAAGCTTGGTCATCTAA